One Brockia lithotrophica DNA segment encodes these proteins:
- a CDS encoding Diadenylate cyclase spyDAC, translating into MFSGSFARLLQEWPTLAEGTQVGRSRGAAFSRRRNVLIWVRSAGGRRGRKKAVKRRVDNFWEVFWRYAADILDIALVSVVFYYLIVLLRGTKAVQLLKGYLIIVAVWLVSSFLHLRALQWLMSQAFSLGVFAILIIFQPELRRALEELGSGRLLQPSREGARRAEEHIAETLASAASYMAKRRIGALIALEGHVSLKSYADTGTAIGARLSEPLLIQIFIPNTPLHDGAVIVRGDEIVAAGCYFPLSDRRDLRRGLGTRHRAAVGVSELSDALVLVVSEETGNISLAYQGLLEEGFGEEQLRERIQEWLRERRPRSSGLKRGFLRGALARE; encoded by the coding sequence GTGTTTTCGGGTTCGTTTGCCCGGCTTTTGCAGGAGTGGCCCACGTTGGCCGAAGGGACTCAGGTCGGACGTTCCCGGGGCGCAGCTTTTTCCCGGAGGCGAAATGTGCTAATCTGGGTGCGAAGCGCTGGGGGTCGCCGGGGCAGAAAAAAGGCGGTGAAGCGCCGGGTGGACAACTTTTGGGAGGTCTTTTGGCGGTACGCCGCGGACATCCTCGACATCGCCCTCGTCTCCGTCGTCTTTTACTACCTCATCGTCCTCCTCCGGGGGACGAAGGCCGTTCAACTTTTGAAAGGGTATCTCATCATCGTAGCCGTTTGGCTTGTGAGCTCTTTCCTCCACCTCCGGGCACTTCAATGGCTCATGTCGCAGGCCTTTAGCCTCGGAGTGTTTGCCATCCTCATCATCTTCCAGCCGGAGCTCCGCCGGGCGCTCGAAGAGCTCGGAAGCGGTCGCCTCTTACAACCCTCGAGGGAGGGCGCACGTCGGGCGGAGGAGCACATCGCCGAGACCTTGGCTTCTGCGGCATCGTACATGGCCAAGCGACGCATCGGGGCACTCATCGCCCTCGAGGGTCACGTGAGCCTCAAGAGCTATGCGGACACGGGTACGGCGATCGGCGCGCGCCTATCGGAGCCGCTCCTCATCCAGATCTTCATTCCCAACACCCCCTTGCACGACGGGGCGGTAATCGTCCGCGGGGACGAAATCGTCGCCGCCGGATGCTACTTTCCCCTCAGCGACCGGCGCGATCTCCGCCGGGGGTTGGGCACGCGGCACCGCGCCGCCGTGGGGGTATCGGAACTGAGCGACGCCCTTGTGCTCGTCGTTTCCGAAGAAACGGGCAACATCTCCCTCGCCTACCAGGGACTTTTGGAGGAAGGGTTCGGAGAAGAACAGCTCCGCGAGCGAATCCAGGAGTGGCTGCGCGAACGGCGTCCCCGATCTTCGGGGTTGAAGAGGGGGTTCCTCCGTGGAGCGCTTGCTCGAGAATAA
- a CDS encoding pleiotropic regulatory protein — protein MAHSKIPILDLAPEVEELWEELQAAIVRVLRSGQFILGPEVEAFEREVAEYLGVKHAIGVNSGTDALVLSLRALGIGPGDEVITTPFTFFATAEAIHLVGATPVFVDIDPESFNLDPNRIEEAITPRTRAILPVHLYGRPADMDAILAIARAHGLKVIEDTAQAFGAVVGGKKAGTLGDVGAFSFFPSKNLGAYGDGGLVATDDDEVAERVRMLRAHGSRRKYVNEMIGYNSRLDALQAAILRIKLPHIDRWNAARRLVARRYNALLEGIPGIVIPDVQEGYVFHQYTIRVLGGKRDAVRRFLADRGIATMVYYPVPLHRLPVYATPSGEFPEAERAASEVLSLPIWPKLPPSTLHEVAHAVREAIGYEG, from the coding sequence GTGGCACATTCGAAGATCCCCATTCTTGATCTGGCGCCGGAAGTCGAGGAGCTCTGGGAGGAACTTCAGGCGGCCATCGTCCGGGTGCTTCGCTCGGGCCAGTTTATCCTTGGCCCCGAGGTGGAGGCGTTCGAACGGGAGGTGGCGGAGTACCTCGGCGTTAAGCATGCAATCGGAGTGAACTCGGGGACGGATGCTCTGGTGCTTTCCCTGCGTGCTTTGGGCATCGGCCCCGGAGACGAGGTGATCACCACGCCCTTTACTTTCTTCGCCACGGCAGAAGCGATCCACCTCGTCGGTGCGACGCCCGTGTTTGTGGACATCGACCCCGAGAGCTTCAACCTCGACCCGAATCGCATCGAAGAGGCCATCACTCCGCGAACGCGTGCCATTCTTCCCGTGCACCTGTACGGTCGTCCGGCGGACATGGACGCGATCTTGGCAATCGCCCGCGCGCACGGCCTTAAGGTGATCGAGGACACGGCGCAAGCCTTTGGGGCAGTAGTCGGCGGCAAGAAAGCGGGGACGTTGGGTGACGTAGGTGCTTTTTCCTTTTTCCCCAGCAAAAATTTGGGGGCTTACGGCGACGGAGGTCTTGTGGCCACCGACGACGACGAAGTGGCAGAGCGCGTGCGCATGCTTCGCGCACACGGTTCCCGAAGGAAGTACGTGAACGAGATGATCGGATACAATTCTCGCCTCGACGCCCTTCAGGCGGCGATTCTTCGCATCAAGCTCCCCCACATCGACCGGTGGAATGCGGCTAGGAGGTTGGTGGCCCGCCGCTACAACGCCCTCCTCGAAGGGATTCCGGGTATTGTGATCCCCGACGTACAAGAGGGGTACGTATTTCACCAGTACACCATCCGCGTCTTAGGCGGGAAGCGAGACGCCGTACGGCGTTTCCTTGCCGACCGGGGGATTGCCACGATGGTGTACTACCCCGTGCCCTTGCACCGCCTTCCCGTATACGCCACTCCTTCGGGCGAGTTTCCCGAGGCGGAGCGGGCAGCTTCCGAGGTCCTCTCCCTTCCCATTTGGCCCAAACTCCCTCCCTCCACCCTTCACGAGGTCGCACATGCCGTGCGCGAAGCGATTGGATACGAGGGGTAA
- a CDS encoding 2,3,4,5-tetrahydropyridine-2,6-dicarboxylate N-acetyltransferase, translating into MRDGGTAEPPVSSGLRVWEGKAYVHETAVVDPGAEIGEGTRIWHFSHVMAGARIGPRCNLGQNVFVARGAVIGAGCKIQNNVSVYEGVVLEDEVFVGPSAVFTNVKTPRASFPRNTSEDYVRTVVRRGASIGANATIVCGVTIGEWAMVGAGAVVTRDVPPYALVLGVPARVSGWVCECGLPLSFDDSGRAVCSCGRRYDRVDETTVRKVEDRGTFEDPHS; encoded by the coding sequence TTGCGCGACGGGGGAACGGCAGAACCTCCGGTTTCTTCGGGGCTTCGCGTTTGGGAAGGGAAGGCGTACGTCCACGAGACGGCGGTCGTCGATCCGGGGGCAGAGATCGGCGAGGGCACTCGGATTTGGCACTTTTCCCACGTCATGGCGGGTGCGCGGATCGGTCCGCGCTGCAATTTGGGGCAAAACGTCTTCGTTGCCCGGGGTGCCGTCATCGGGGCCGGGTGCAAGATCCAAAACAACGTCTCGGTGTACGAGGGAGTCGTTTTGGAAGACGAGGTTTTCGTCGGGCCAAGCGCCGTGTTTACGAACGTCAAGACGCCACGGGCGAGCTTTCCTCGCAACACCTCGGAGGACTACGTGCGTACGGTCGTGCGCCGGGGAGCATCCATCGGAGCAAATGCGACCATCGTGTGCGGCGTGACGATAGGGGAATGGGCCATGGTGGGTGCGGGAGCGGTCGTCACCCGGGATGTACCCCCGTACGCCCTCGTCCTCGGGGTACCCGCTCGGGTTTCCGGGTGGGTATGCGAATGCGGGCTTCCCCTTTCCTTTGACGATTCGGGTCGTGCGGTATGTTCGTGCGGCCGGCGCTACGACCGCGTGGACGAAACTACGGTGAGGAAGGTGGAAGATCGTGGCACATTCGAAGATCCCCATTCTTGA
- a CDS encoding UDP-2-acetamido-2-deoxy-D-glucuronic acid dehydrogenase (NAD+ cofactor): MFSTVRWFANTVVREKIPSSGRDESMKRFALIGAGGYIAPRHLAAIRDTGNLLVAALDPVDASERVHTFFPDARVFREEGEFEAYLRSLYERGEGVDYVSIASPNHLHAEHIRLAIRVGAHALCEKPLAVRVEDLEDLKRREQGTGRRVYTVFQLRVHPELARLRERLRADDRVHEVTLTYVTGRDPSYLKTWKGQSEKSGGLAMHIGIHFFDLLLWYFGGPVHLEVHRRDDTAVAGFLELERARVRWFLSLDAAYVPEAYRREGRTTYRSIAVNGEEIDFSRVPPELHTEVYRRTLAGNGFGIREAEASVRLTAAIRELPVVSPSPPYIHPFLAGTA; this comes from the coding sequence ATGTTTTCCACCGTGCGGTGGTTCGCCAACACCGTCGTCCGGGAGAAAATTCCCTCTTCGGGGAGAGACGAAAGCATGAAGCGTTTTGCTCTCATCGGCGCCGGGGGCTACATCGCTCCGCGGCACCTCGCGGCCATCCGCGATACGGGGAACCTCCTCGTCGCGGCGCTCGACCCCGTGGATGCTTCGGAACGCGTGCACACCTTTTTCCCGGACGCCCGGGTATTCCGAGAGGAAGGGGAGTTCGAAGCTTACCTTCGATCTTTGTACGAGCGCGGCGAGGGCGTGGATTACGTAAGCATCGCCAGCCCCAACCACCTTCACGCGGAACACATTCGCCTCGCCATTCGTGTGGGCGCCCACGCACTTTGCGAAAAGCCGCTGGCCGTGCGCGTCGAGGACCTCGAAGATCTCAAACGGCGGGAGCAGGGAACAGGACGTCGGGTGTACACGGTTTTCCAGCTTAGGGTGCACCCCGAGCTCGCCCGCTTGCGCGAGCGCCTGCGCGCGGACGATCGCGTCCACGAGGTCACCCTTACGTACGTCACGGGTCGCGACCCCTCGTACCTCAAAACCTGGAAGGGACAAAGCGAAAAGAGCGGCGGCCTGGCGATGCACATCGGGATCCACTTCTTCGACCTCCTCCTTTGGTACTTTGGAGGCCCCGTTCACCTCGAAGTTCATCGTCGGGACGATACCGCCGTTGCGGGCTTCCTCGAGCTCGAGAGGGCGCGTGTGCGGTGGTTTCTCTCGCTCGATGCCGCCTACGTCCCCGAGGCCTACCGGCGAGAGGGGAGGACGACATACCGATCGATTGCCGTGAACGGCGAAGAGATCGATTTTTCCCGCGTCCCGCCAGAACTTCACACCGAGGTGTATCGTCGGACGCTTGCGGGCAATGGCTTTGGCATCCGAGAAGCCGAGGCTTCCGTACGTCTCACGGCGGCAATCCGCGAACTCCCCGTTGTTTCGCCCTCTCCACCGTACATCCACCCTTTTCTCGCGGGAACGGCATAG
- a CDS encoding UDP-glucose dehydrogenase, producing the protein MGNSHRAKEDLLRKIHNRDAVVGVVGLGYVGLPLAVEIARVGFRVLGVERNPKRVDLVNSGRSYIDDVPTEKLAEVVQEGRLEARVDFSRVPEMDVIVIAVPTPLTRNLVPDLQYVEGVTRELSSRLRPGQLVSLESTTYPGTTEEVMLPILERGSGLRVEEDFFLAHSPERVDPGNKNFNTKNTSKVVGGVGPASLEVASAFYAQVIEQVVPVSSAKAAELVKVYENTFRAVNIALVNELALLCDRMGLNVWEVLDAAFTKPFGIMPFYPGPGVGGHCIPIDPHYLEWKAKEFNFNTHFIALAGEINRKMPEFVLEKVRRILNDMRLAPSAARVLLLGVAYKKDVTDLRESPALDVLRLLRREGAQVAYHDPFVPELSWEGIALQSVPLTEEVLREHDLVVLTTDHTSVDYEFVRRHARKILDTRGVYRRSPSENVVLL; encoded by the coding sequence ATGGGGAATTCGCACCGCGCGAAGGAAGATCTCCTTCGGAAAATTCACAATCGAGATGCTGTCGTCGGCGTCGTGGGTCTGGGATACGTAGGGCTTCCGTTGGCCGTGGAAATCGCTCGCGTAGGGTTCCGTGTCTTGGGGGTGGAACGCAACCCTAAACGCGTCGACCTCGTGAACTCGGGGAGGAGCTACATCGACGACGTTCCGACGGAAAAACTCGCAGAGGTTGTCCAAGAAGGGCGGTTGGAAGCCCGCGTGGACTTTTCGCGTGTTCCCGAGATGGACGTGATCGTGATCGCCGTCCCCACTCCTCTGACTCGAAATCTCGTGCCGGACTTGCAGTACGTAGAGGGGGTTACGCGCGAACTTTCTTCGCGTCTCCGCCCGGGGCAACTCGTGAGCCTCGAATCTACGACGTATCCGGGTACGACCGAGGAGGTCATGCTCCCCATCTTGGAACGCGGATCCGGCCTTCGCGTGGAAGAGGATTTCTTCCTCGCGCACTCACCGGAACGCGTAGACCCCGGGAACAAGAACTTTAATACGAAAAACACGTCCAAGGTCGTCGGCGGCGTCGGCCCGGCGTCGTTGGAGGTTGCTTCGGCCTTTTACGCCCAGGTGATCGAACAAGTCGTACCCGTCTCGAGTGCGAAGGCGGCGGAGCTCGTCAAGGTGTACGAGAACACGTTCCGCGCCGTAAACATCGCCCTCGTGAACGAACTCGCCCTGCTCTGCGACCGCATGGGACTAAACGTGTGGGAGGTATTGGACGCGGCGTTTACCAAGCCCTTTGGGATCATGCCGTTTTACCCGGGCCCCGGGGTCGGCGGTCACTGCATTCCGATCGACCCCCACTACCTGGAGTGGAAGGCGAAGGAGTTCAACTTCAATACGCACTTCATCGCGCTGGCGGGTGAGATCAACCGCAAGATGCCCGAGTTCGTCCTCGAGAAGGTACGGAGGATCTTGAACGACATGCGCCTCGCTCCTTCTGCCGCTCGCGTTCTCCTTTTAGGTGTTGCCTACAAAAAAGACGTTACGGACTTGCGGGAAAGTCCCGCCCTCGACGTACTCCGCCTCCTCAGGAGGGAGGGCGCTCAGGTGGCCTATCACGACCCGTTTGTTCCGGAACTCTCTTGGGAAGGGATTGCCCTCCAAAGCGTTCCGCTCACGGAAGAGGTCCTTCGGGAACACGACCTCGTCGTTCTGACCACGGATCACACGTCCGTCGACTACGAGTTTGTGCGCAGACACGCGCGCAAGATTCTGGATACGCGGGGCGTGTACCGGCGTTCGCCTTCGGAAAACGTCGTTCTTTTGTGA
- a CDS encoding UDP-N-acetylglucosamine 4,6-dehydratase: MPRSFLKFALDLLAWSAAALLSFWLRLEDPLPLYARPMLLYALLGAVVGGLVIAALGLPQQAWNKTSLRDAFAVFRATGLGTGFLLLLVGVGHPDLGIPRSIPLIHGVLALLFLGGLRVFVRLAEERSGRRALSGRERRVLIVGAGEAGTMIAREMLRHPETGLMPVGFLDDDPNKAGQRYLGLRVLGKLGDLPRVVRHTSAEEVLIAIPSAPGTVVRRVVDLARKVGVRYRIIPGIYDILADRVSVTQIREVDVEDLLRRDPVRLQVEEIAGYLEDKVILVTGAGGSIGSEIVRQVLPFRPKFLVLVGRGENSLYELERRLEREFPSARWATIVADVRRKDKLISLFERFQPQVVFHAAAHKHVPLMELNPDEAIFNNVGGTKNLVEVALSFGVERFVNISTDKAVNPTSIMGASKRVAEYVVTWAASRARPGQVFVSVRFGNVLGSRGSVIPLFKEQIRRGGPVTITHPDMVRYFMTIPEAAQLVLQAGGLGENGAVYVLDMGEPVRILDLAHDLIRLSGLEPHVDIDIVFTGKRPGEKLFEELLTAEEGTRATKHEKIFVARNTDVPPNFEEKLHELFEAARTGSGDAIRKALRELVPTYHPASFSGEDAGKAENGQEKRRTEGSFFSANGAVASPAQEFVWPSRSASGGT, translated from the coding sequence ATGCCCCGGAGTTTTCTGAAGTTTGCGCTCGATCTTTTGGCGTGGAGCGCGGCTGCGCTTCTCAGCTTTTGGCTACGTCTGGAAGATCCCCTTCCCCTTTACGCCCGTCCCATGCTCCTCTACGCGCTTCTCGGAGCGGTCGTAGGCGGGCTCGTAATTGCGGCCCTCGGGTTACCGCAGCAGGCTTGGAACAAAACGAGTTTACGGGACGCCTTTGCGGTATTCCGAGCCACTGGCCTGGGGACGGGGTTTCTCCTTCTCCTTGTCGGCGTCGGGCATCCCGATCTCGGAATTCCCCGGAGCATCCCCCTCATCCACGGAGTTCTCGCCCTTCTTTTTCTGGGAGGCTTGCGCGTTTTTGTTCGTCTTGCCGAAGAACGAAGCGGTCGGCGAGCGCTTTCGGGGAGAGAACGCCGCGTCCTCATCGTAGGAGCCGGAGAAGCCGGGACGATGATCGCGCGGGAGATGCTTCGGCATCCGGAAACCGGTCTTATGCCTGTGGGCTTTCTCGACGACGATCCGAATAAGGCCGGGCAAAGGTACCTCGGACTTCGCGTTTTGGGGAAGCTAGGCGACCTTCCCCGCGTCGTCAGGCATACGTCTGCGGAAGAAGTGCTCATCGCAATCCCGTCTGCTCCCGGTACGGTGGTACGCCGGGTTGTGGACCTCGCCCGCAAGGTGGGTGTACGCTACCGCATCATCCCCGGGATCTACGACATCCTCGCGGACCGTGTGAGCGTGACCCAGATCCGTGAGGTGGACGTAGAAGACCTCCTCCGCCGCGATCCCGTTCGTCTTCAGGTGGAAGAAATTGCCGGATACCTCGAAGACAAGGTGATCCTGGTCACAGGTGCCGGGGGTTCCATAGGCAGCGAGATCGTTCGGCAAGTGCTTCCGTTCCGCCCCAAATTCCTCGTCCTCGTGGGGCGGGGCGAAAACAGCCTGTACGAGTTGGAGAGGCGTTTGGAGCGGGAGTTTCCCTCTGCCCGATGGGCGACGATCGTTGCGGACGTACGTCGGAAGGACAAGCTAATCTCTCTCTTTGAACGCTTCCAGCCGCAGGTGGTCTTTCACGCGGCGGCCCACAAGCACGTACCGCTCATGGAACTCAACCCCGACGAGGCGATCTTCAACAACGTCGGAGGTACGAAGAACCTCGTAGAGGTTGCCCTGAGTTTTGGCGTCGAGAGGTTTGTAAACATCTCTACGGATAAGGCTGTCAACCCGACTTCGATCATGGGGGCGAGCAAGCGCGTTGCGGAGTACGTCGTAACCTGGGCGGCGTCCCGCGCTCGGCCCGGGCAGGTGTTTGTTTCCGTACGCTTCGGCAACGTATTGGGGAGCAGAGGAAGCGTGATTCCGCTCTTCAAGGAGCAAATCCGGCGGGGCGGTCCGGTGACGATCACGCACCCGGATATGGTTCGGTACTTCATGACCATTCCCGAGGCGGCCCAACTCGTCCTGCAGGCGGGGGGCCTGGGCGAAAATGGCGCCGTATACGTACTCGACATGGGAGAGCCGGTCCGCATCCTGGACTTGGCGCACGACCTCATCCGCCTTTCCGGTCTGGAGCCCCACGTGGACATCGACATCGTATTTACCGGGAAACGCCCGGGAGAAAAGCTGTTTGAGGAACTCCTCACGGCAGAAGAAGGTACGCGCGCGACAAAACACGAAAAGATCTTTGTTGCCCGGAATACAGACGTTCCGCCAAATTTCGAGGAAAAGCTACACGAGCTCTTCGAAGCGGCCCGGACGGGGAGCGGAGACGCAATCCGCAAGGCCTTGCGCGAACTCGTACCGACGTACCACCCCGCCTCGTTTTCCGGTGAAGATGCGGGAAAGGCGGAAAACGGGCAGGAAAAACGGAGAACGGAGGGTTCGTTTTTCTCTGCGAACGGTGCGGTCGCATCCCCGGCCCAGGAGTTCGTATGGCCTTCCCGGAGCGCAAGCGGGGGTACGTGA
- a CDS encoding glycosyltransferase, protein MRRSKRLFDLFWSALGLLLLFPVFLGIALAIKFDDGGPVFFRQRRIGYRGRPFAMWKFRTMVVDAEQKGGLLTVGRDPRVTRVGYWLRKTKLDELPQLWNVLKGEMSLVGPRPEVPQYVALYTEEQRRVLELVPGITDPASIRFRHENELLAQSPDPERTYVEVVMPEKIRLNLEYARRATVWSDFAVILQTFLALLRPSNAGEIGQSGSSAGPPDDRRSNLG, encoded by the coding sequence GTGCGGCGTTCGAAACGCCTTTTTGACCTCTTTTGGAGCGCGCTGGGCCTTCTCCTCCTTTTCCCCGTGTTTCTCGGAATCGCGTTGGCGATTAAGTTCGATGACGGGGGTCCCGTGTTTTTCCGGCAACGGCGCATCGGGTACCGCGGGCGTCCGTTTGCGATGTGGAAGTTCCGTACGATGGTCGTCGACGCGGAGCAGAAAGGGGGCCTCCTTACCGTGGGAAGAGACCCGCGGGTCACGCGCGTAGGGTACTGGCTCCGGAAGACCAAGCTCGACGAACTCCCTCAGCTTTGGAACGTGCTCAAAGGCGAGATGAGCCTCGTGGGGCCGCGCCCGGAAGTTCCCCAATACGTCGCCCTATACACCGAAGAACAGCGGCGCGTCCTGGAACTCGTTCCGGGCATCACCGATCCCGCCTCAATTCGCTTTCGCCACGAAAACGAACTCCTCGCCCAATCTCCGGATCCCGAAAGGACTTACGTTGAGGTCGTCATGCCGGAAAAGATCCGCTTGAATTTGGAGTACGCACGGCGCGCTACGGTGTGGAGCGACTTTGCGGTAATTCTGCAAACTTTTTTGGCCTTGCTTCGGCCCTCGAACGCGGGGGAAATCGGGCAGTCGGGCTCCTCCGCCGGCCCCCCTGATGACAGGCGTTCCAATTTGGGGTAA
- a CDS encoding aminotransferase PglE, with protein sequence MQDPVKSHEDVKVRGIFAMRDSFLPFSPPMIGEEEIREVIDTLRSEWITTGPKTKEFERRFQEFLGAPGALALNSCTAALHTALVTLGIGPGDEVVTTPHTFAATANVIEHVGARPVLVDVEPDTLNIDPSRIEAALTPRTRAILPVHFAGHPADLDPIREIAQKHGLALIEDAAHALPARYRGRMIGSGPNPVAFSFYATKNLTTAEGGMLTGAPDFLERASIFALHGMTRDAWKRYGKEGSWYYEVTVPGFKYNMTDIQASLGLHQLKKLPEFHRRRREIAARYTAVFSEREELVVPVERPDVEHAWHLYVLRLNLSALTIDRSRFIEELKRRNIGTSVHFIPIHLHPYYREKYGYRPEDFPVSYENYLRSISLPLHPGLGDRDVEDVIEAVLDVVREFRR encoded by the coding sequence TTGCAAGACCCCGTGAAATCGCACGAGGATGTAAAAGTAAGGGGGATTTTCGCCATGCGCGATTCGTTTCTTCCCTTTTCCCCTCCGATGATCGGCGAAGAAGAAATCCGGGAGGTAATCGACACGCTGCGATCCGAGTGGATCACCACGGGGCCGAAAACCAAGGAGTTCGAGCGTAGATTCCAAGAATTCTTGGGGGCACCCGGAGCCCTCGCGTTGAATTCCTGCACGGCGGCTCTTCACACGGCCCTCGTCACCTTGGGCATCGGACCCGGGGACGAGGTGGTCACCACTCCCCACACCTTTGCGGCAACGGCAAATGTGATCGAGCACGTTGGCGCGCGTCCCGTCCTCGTCGATGTAGAACCCGATACGCTAAATATCGATCCGTCGCGCATCGAAGCAGCCCTTACGCCGCGAACGCGCGCCATTTTACCCGTACATTTTGCCGGGCACCCGGCGGACCTCGACCCCATTCGGGAGATCGCGCAAAAGCACGGGCTTGCCCTCATCGAGGATGCGGCCCATGCCCTCCCGGCTCGTTATCGCGGGCGGATGATCGGATCGGGCCCTAACCCCGTGGCCTTTAGTTTTTACGCGACCAAGAACCTCACGACTGCAGAGGGAGGGATGCTCACGGGCGCGCCGGACTTCCTGGAGAGGGCTTCCATCTTCGCCTTGCACGGGATGACGCGGGATGCTTGGAAGCGGTACGGAAAGGAGGGATCCTGGTACTACGAAGTGACGGTCCCCGGTTTTAAGTACAACATGACGGACATTCAGGCCTCTCTGGGGCTGCACCAGTTGAAAAAACTTCCAGAGTTTCACAGGCGCAGGCGGGAAATTGCCGCGCGGTATACGGCGGTCTTTTCCGAACGTGAAGAGCTCGTCGTGCCCGTGGAGCGACCGGACGTAGAACACGCGTGGCATCTCTACGTTCTCCGACTCAACCTTTCCGCCTTGACGATCGATCGATCTCGCTTTATCGAGGAGCTCAAACGGCGCAATATCGGGACTTCCGTGCATTTCATCCCGATCCATCTCCACCCGTACTACCGCGAGAAGTACGGGTACCGTCCGGAAGATTTTCCGGTTTCCTACGAAAACTACCTCCGGAGCATTAGCCTTCCCCTTCATCCCGGTCTCGGCGACCGCGACGTAGAGGACGTCATCGAGGCGGTGTTGGACGTAGTTCGGGAGTTTCGTCGGTAA
- a CDS encoding Glycosyltransferase has product MQPGESWRYEVIEGVPFLWLRTPAYRGNSAARVWNMAAFGLSAIRRSRPEILGDPDVVLGSIPHPFTGLAAERLSRRYRVPFVLEVRDLWPDSLIDLGDVSPLHPFILWMRWAERYLYRRATRILSILPLAYEHMVRQGATREKIFWLPNGIDLTGVPPFLPLSERETFTVMYAGSHGLANDLDRVLDAAHLLQKGGNGKAIRFVLVGDGPEKERLMQRAREMGLHNVEFRDPVPKREVFRVLAEADAFLLLLKEAPVFRFGASPNKLYDYMAMGRPVIFAVNSPYNPVQESHSGITVSDASPEALAQAVHALASLPREEREAMGRRGRAYVEEHHSFPRLAEQLEEILRGALFSPQ; this is encoded by the coding sequence TTGCAGCCGGGGGAATCGTGGCGCTACGAGGTGATCGAGGGCGTTCCGTTCCTTTGGCTCCGTACCCCTGCGTACCGGGGAAATTCCGCCGCGCGCGTTTGGAACATGGCGGCTTTCGGGCTTTCTGCCATACGTCGAAGCCGTCCGGAAATTTTGGGCGATCCAGATGTCGTGTTGGGTTCGATTCCCCATCCCTTCACCGGTCTTGCCGCGGAACGACTTTCCCGGAGGTACCGCGTTCCCTTCGTGCTCGAGGTTCGAGATCTTTGGCCGGACTCCCTCATCGATTTGGGGGATGTTTCTCCGCTCCACCCGTTCATCCTCTGGATGCGGTGGGCTGAGCGATACCTCTACCGAAGGGCGACGCGCATCCTTTCCATTCTTCCCCTCGCATACGAGCACATGGTGCGCCAAGGGGCAACGCGGGAGAAGATCTTTTGGCTTCCCAACGGAATCGATCTTACGGGTGTCCCTCCTTTCCTCCCTTTGTCGGAACGGGAGACCTTTACCGTGATGTACGCGGGAAGTCATGGATTGGCCAACGATCTGGATCGCGTCCTCGACGCAGCGCACCTTCTTCAAAAAGGGGGAAACGGGAAGGCGATCCGCTTTGTCCTCGTAGGAGACGGTCCGGAAAAGGAAAGGCTGATGCAGAGGGCCCGGGAGATGGGACTCCACAATGTGGAGTTTCGCGATCCCGTCCCGAAGCGCGAGGTCTTTCGTGTTTTGGCCGAGGCGGATGCGTTTCTCCTCCTTCTCAAGGAAGCCCCCGTGTTTCGATTCGGCGCAAGCCCAAATAAGCTGTACGATTACATGGCGATGGGGCGTCCGGTGATCTTTGCCGTAAATTCTCCCTACAATCCCGTTCAAGAGTCGCACTCGGGGATCACGGTTTCGGACGCAAGTCCGGAAGCCTTGGCGCAGGCGGTCCATGCTCTCGCTTCTCTTCCTCGGGAGGAGCGGGAGGCCATGGGGAGGCGCGGTCGCGCTTACGTGGAAGAACACCACAGTTTTCCAAGGCTCGCGGAACAGCTGGAAGAAATTTTACGGGGGGCGCTTTTCTCCCCACAATAA